One segment of Gammaproteobacteria bacterium CG11_big_fil_rev_8_21_14_0_20_46_22 DNA contains the following:
- a CDS encoding 3'(2'),5'-bisphosphate nucleotidase CysQ: protein MDYDQYLDIALSAACQAAGAIMAVYHRDIAVEQKADQSPVTQADLAAHDAIVSVLAASGFPVISEESEPDLDLLKRADYHWLVDPLDGTKEFIQKNGEFTVNIALIHHNRPVLSVVAVPAKQVVYYALKGQGAFKVEAGVGKRLQCSSVSNLEEATIAVSRSHLKPEDQDFIEKQGITKVKPLGSALKYCEIAEGLVDCSVRFTPLMQWDLAASDLIVSEAGACAVDFSGNVYSYRFDGVQQALTAGLLVSNGLLSRSLMSGASIFGGI from the coding sequence GTGGATTACGATCAGTATTTAGACATCGCCCTGTCGGCTGCTTGTCAAGCGGCAGGAGCTATCATGGCTGTGTATCATCGGGATATCGCTGTTGAGCAAAAAGCTGATCAAAGCCCTGTGACTCAAGCGGACTTGGCTGCTCATGATGCCATTGTGAGTGTGCTTGCGGCTTCGGGTTTTCCTGTGATTTCAGAGGAGAGTGAGCCTGATTTGGACCTGCTTAAGCGAGCAGATTATCATTGGTTGGTTGACCCTTTGGATGGCACGAAAGAGTTTATCCAAAAAAACGGTGAGTTTACTGTCAACATTGCATTGATTCACCACAACCGGCCTGTGTTGAGTGTAGTGGCTGTGCCGGCGAAGCAAGTGGTTTATTACGCGCTTAAGGGGCAGGGTGCATTTAAAGTAGAGGCGGGTGTAGGTAAACGGTTGCAGTGTTCCAGTGTGTCCAACCTTGAAGAAGCCACGATTGCGGTTAGCCGCTCACACTTAAAGCCCGAAGATCAAGATTTTATTGAGAAGCAAGGCATTACTAAAGTAAAGCCTTTGGGAAGTGCTTTAAAGTATTGCGAGATTGCAGAGGGCTTAGTCGATTGCTCTGTTCGCTTTACACCATTAATGCAATGGGATTTGGCGGCCAGTGACCTGATTGTTTCAGAAGCGGGTGCTTGCGCCGTTGACTTCTCTGGTAATGTTTATAGCTATCGTTTTGATGGCGTCCAGCAAGCTTTAACGGCGGGTTTGCTGGTGTCTAACGGTTTATTATCGCGATCACTAATGAGTGGCGCATCTATTTTTGGGGGGATCTGA
- a CDS encoding NAD-dependent dehydratase: MGKLSNAKVLVIGGAGFIGAFVVRELLKHGVKEVIVVDNFARGKRENLVDSLEDSRCSIFPYGGDVRETDILDKAFEGVDYVFHLAAMWLLHCKDFPRTAFDVNIAGTFNVLEACVKHKVKKLIYSSSASVYGDAVEVPMTENHPYNNKNFYGATKIAGEAMCTAFNDRYGLEVVGLRYMNVYGPGQDQHAVYTGVVPIMLNKIDANEAPTINGDGSQAYDFVYVEDVARANVCALESDVKLGFYNVGTEVQTSIKQLCDLILKLKSSALEVIYKPYSADDARQLVKNRIGSAVKARDELGFNYKYSLEEGLNKLIQWRDTGSFK; this comes from the coding sequence ATGGGTAAGTTAAGTAATGCGAAGGTTTTGGTCATTGGCGGCGCTGGTTTTATCGGCGCATTTGTTGTTCGCGAGCTATTAAAGCACGGCGTTAAAGAAGTGATCGTTGTCGATAATTTTGCCCGCGGTAAGCGTGAGAATCTGGTAGATAGCCTTGAGGACTCTCGTTGTTCTATCTTTCCTTATGGTGGTGATGTTCGTGAAACAGATATCCTTGATAAGGCCTTTGAGGGTGTTGATTATGTTTTTCATTTAGCGGCCATGTGGTTACTGCACTGTAAAGATTTTCCACGTACGGCTTTTGATGTGAATATCGCCGGCACCTTTAATGTACTAGAGGCTTGTGTTAAGCATAAAGTTAAGAAACTAATTTATTCTTCTTCGGCATCAGTTTATGGCGACGCGGTAGAAGTGCCGATGACAGAAAATCACCCGTACAATAACAAAAATTTTTATGGCGCAACAAAAATCGCAGGTGAAGCCATGTGTACTGCCTTTAATGATCGCTATGGCTTGGAAGTGGTGGGTTTGCGTTATATGAATGTCTATGGTCCAGGTCAGGACCAGCACGCGGTTTATACTGGTGTTGTACCGATTATGCTGAATAAGATTGATGCAAATGAGGCCCCCACGATTAACGGTGATGGTTCGCAGGCCTATGATTTCGTGTATGTGGAAGATGTTGCGCGTGCTAATGTATGTGCTCTAGAATCGGATGTGAAGCTTGGTTTTTACAATGTGGGCACAGAGGTGCAAACATCGATTAAGCAACTGTGCGATTTAATTTTAAAACTGAAGAGTTCAGCTTTGGAAGTTATTTATAAGCCCTACAGTGCGGATGATGCTAGGCAGCTTGTCAAAAACCGTATTGGCTCGGCGGTTAAAGCACGTGACGAGCTTGGTTTTAACTATAAGTATTCCCTCGAAGAGGGTTTGAATAAATTAATTCAATGGCGCGATACCGGGAGCTTCAAATAA
- a CDS encoding adenylyltransferase (in Rhizobium meliloti this protein is involved in the synthesis of nodulation factors that are active on the roots of alfalfa; catalyzes formation of activated sulfate intermediate; converts ATP and sulfate to diphosphate and adenylylsulfate and then ATP and adenylyl sulfate to ADP and 3'-phosphoadenylyl sulfate; the activated intermediate is transferred to the nodulation factors by NodH; may interact with NodP and NodQ; similar to the CysD and CysN proteins from Escherichia coli involved in cysteine biosynthesis): MELLNTPHGGALVDLYVGEYNKASLTTLPSWDLTHRQLCDLELLLCGGFSPLTGFMTQADYESVLSDMRLSSGVLWPMPITLDVSEPFAEGVNLGEKLVLRDPEGVAIAVLTVSDKWAPDKDHEARSVFGTESLVHPAVAYLKNTAGAVYLGGELQGLTPPTHYDYLYLRSTPKELRERFARQGWRKVVAFQTRNPMHRAHQELTFRAAKQLEANLLIHPVVGMTKPGDIDHYTRVRCYEKILNQYPEQTTMLSLLPLAMRMGGPREAVWHAIIRKNYGCTHFIVGRDHAGPGKDENNQDFYGPYDAQRLVKQYHDELGIEMVPFQEMVYLEDKAEYVPINEVKEGESVLTISGTEFRRRLREGLEIPAWFSYPSVIKELRKTTPPKSKQGFAVFFTGLSGSGKSTLANALLVKLMEHGGRSVTLLDGDLVRKNLSSELGFSKEHRDLNILRIGYVASEIVKHYGVAICAPIAPYASVRQQVRDSVSQYGGFVEVHISTPLEVCEARDRKGLYKKAREGVIKEFTGISDPYEIPDKAELALDTSNVTVNELVQEIMLKLESLGYIETQG; this comes from the coding sequence ATGGAATTGCTCAATACGCCGCATGGCGGTGCCCTGGTTGATTTGTATGTTGGCGAGTATAATAAAGCCAGTTTAACGACTCTGCCCTCTTGGGATTTAACTCACCGTCAGCTTTGTGATCTCGAACTTCTTTTGTGTGGAGGGTTTTCCCCTTTAACCGGGTTTATGACGCAGGCTGATTATGAGTCAGTGCTAAGTGATATGCGCCTAAGCTCGGGGGTATTATGGCCGATGCCGATTACTTTGGATGTGTCAGAACCTTTCGCCGAAGGCGTGAATCTTGGTGAAAAGCTTGTGCTTCGTGACCCAGAAGGGGTAGCGATTGCTGTTTTAACCGTGAGTGATAAATGGGCGCCAGATAAAGACCATGAGGCGAGATCGGTTTTTGGTACTGAAAGTTTGGTGCATCCTGCGGTGGCATATTTAAAAAACACAGCAGGTGCTGTGTACCTGGGTGGCGAGCTTCAAGGTTTGACTCCACCCACACATTATGACTATTTATACTTACGCTCAACGCCTAAAGAGCTCAGAGAGCGTTTTGCCCGCCAGGGCTGGCGCAAGGTCGTCGCTTTTCAGACGCGTAATCCCATGCATCGGGCACACCAAGAGCTCACGTTTAGAGCGGCTAAGCAACTTGAGGCCAATCTGCTCATTCACCCTGTTGTTGGTATGACTAAGCCTGGCGATATTGATCATTACACGCGAGTGCGTTGTTATGAGAAAATTCTGAATCAATACCCTGAGCAAACTACAATGCTGTCTTTATTACCGCTTGCGATGCGTATGGGTGGTCCACGTGAGGCAGTTTGGCACGCGATTATCCGTAAAAACTATGGCTGTACGCACTTTATCGTTGGTCGTGATCACGCGGGCCCTGGCAAAGATGAGAATAACCAGGATTTTTATGGCCCTTACGATGCACAAAGGCTGGTCAAGCAATACCATGATGAATTAGGTATCGAGATGGTGCCATTTCAAGAGATGGTATATTTGGAAGATAAGGCTGAATATGTCCCCATCAATGAGGTCAAAGAAGGTGAATCGGTGTTGACGATTTCGGGTACTGAATTTCGCCGTCGTCTGCGAGAAGGTTTGGAAATCCCTGCATGGTTCTCTTACCCCTCAGTCATTAAAGAACTTCGAAAAACCACCCCGCCGAAATCTAAGCAAGGTTTTGCGGTGTTTTTTACCGGGCTTTCGGGGTCGGGTAAGTCAACGCTAGCCAACGCACTGCTAGTTAAGCTTATGGAGCACGGTGGTCGCTCAGTAACACTCCTCGATGGTGACTTGGTGCGTAAAAATCTATCGAGTGAACTAGGTTTTTCTAAAGAGCATCGTGATTTAAATATTCTACGTATCGGCTATGTGGCCTCTGAAATTGTTAAGCATTATGGTGTGGCCATTTGCGCGCCAATCGCGCCATATGCTTCTGTTCGACAGCAGGTTCGAGACAGTGTGTCTCAGTATGGTGGTTTTGTGGAAGTGCATATATCAACGCCTTTAGAGGTTTGTGAAGCCCGTGATCGAAAAGGTTTATATAAGAAGGCACGTGAAGGAGTGATCAAAGAGTTTACTGGTATTAGCGATCCCTACGAAATACCCGATAAGGCTGAGTTGGCTCTTGATACAAGCAATGTAACGGTAAACGAACTGGTGCAAGAAATTATGTTAAAGCTTGAAAGTTTAGGGTATATCGAAACGCAAGGATAG